TCTTTGCTACTCTCAAAAATATAAATAGTCTCATCAGCCCACAAACTTGCCATACTTTGCATAAAGCTATTTACACTTTTAAATCCGCCTGTAAGATTAAAAATAACTTTATATCCACTACTTTTATATCCTTCAAGCTCTTCTGACAAATCTTTTACTATTTCAGATAAAGAGAGATGAAAACTTTCAATATCTGATGTTTTTAAATCTTGTGGAGAATAAATTGAAATGTTTGAAATTCCTTTTAATTTTAAAACTTCTTCAACTATCTCAGCTGATTTTTTCCCTAAATATGTGTCAGTTATAAGAAGTTTATGAAAATCTTTACTTAAAAATCCATTTTTATAAAAATGAAATAAAGCATTTATCTCAGCGGACAATCTTTTTAATTCTTCATTATTTTTTGAAGATAAATTCTCTTTTAACTTTTTAAATTCAATATCAAACTTACTTTTAAACTCTTTATCAATATCATTTTCATTCATATTAGAATATTTATAAATTTCTCCTGTATTCAAAACTTCTCTTAATCCATTAGTTAAACTACTCAGTCCTATTGTTGTTAGAATATAGTTCATACCTTACCTTTTATTCAACTATCTCACACAAAACCCATCCAAAAGGATAAAGTTCTTTTTCAAAATAAGGAGGAGTTCCTTTTTTATCTAATGCAAAAGTTTTTGTGGTAGT
This Caminibacter mediatlanticus TB-2 DNA region includes the following protein-coding sequences:
- a CDS encoding putative CRISPR-associated protein; translated protein: MNYILTTIGLSSLTNGLREVLNTGEIYKYSNMNENDIDKEFKSKFDIEFKKLKENLSSKNNEELKRLSAEINALFHFYKNGFLSKDFHKLLITDTYLGKKSAEIVEEVLKLKGISNISIYSPQDLKTSDIESFHLSLSEIVKDLSEELEGYKSSGYKVIFNLTGGFKSVNSFMQSMASLWADETIYIFESSKELLTIPRLPLKVDEDIFKEKIEVFRYLEDGLNVDENELENIPKSLIIKIGDEYTLSPWGEIVWQKVKRDIFKNLINYKIIEYSNEFKKDFEKLNDNEKFQINKMLDLLDKYKFSGEEKFNLHSLRYHSLSGEIASKYGFEFYPFDGNDSRRAFCNEKDGKVIIEKIDAHLK